Proteins encoded in a region of the Sugiyamaella lignohabitans strain CBS 10342 chromosome B, complete sequence genome:
- the RPN14 gene encoding Rpn14p (Assembly chaperone for the 19S proteasome regulatory particle base; proteasome-interacting protein involved in the assembly of the base subcomplex of the 19S proteasome regulatory particle (RP); null mutants accumulate ubiquitinated Gcn4p and display decreased 26S proteasome stability; interacts with Rpt5p; GO_component: GO:0005737 - cytoplasm [Evidence IEA,IEA]; GO_component: GO:0005737 - cytoplasm [Evidence IDA] [PMID 14562095]; GO_component: GO:0005829 - cytosol [Evidence IDA] [PMID 19446323]; GO_component: GO:0005634 - nucleus [Evidence IEA,IEA]; GO_component: GO:0005634 - nucleus [Evidence IDA] [PMID 19446323]; GO_component: GO:0000502 - proteasome complex [Evidence IEA]; GO_function: GO:0003674 - molecular_function [Evidence ND]; GO_process: GO:0070682 - proteasome regulatory particle assembly [Evidence IGI] [PMID 19412159]; GO_process: GO:0070682 - proteasome regulatory particle assembly [Evidence IGI] [PMID 19446322]; GO_process: GO:0070682 - proteasome regulatory particle assembly [Evidence IGI,IMP] [PMID 19446323]; GO_process: GO:0006511 - ubiquitin-dependent protein catabolic process [Evidence IMP] [PMID 17499717]) — MAIPRITIQSSALDVISDVESKKIAHDSFWVSWDDISNDIEVYQINGESLVLRSTGAIEIKKHGNRQLSATYEHTTSAVIEFPSKKFPNYQSSQPLSHIPSAITTIDVASRGDLLLVGTSRGELTVLSAQDRGTVIRKLKGHLMHTTKAKFFPSGQAAVSIGSDFQIKIWNIVDGSNPRTLTGHKGHITDIGIIERGRNIVSSSKDATVKLWEVGSAKEISSFDAGSAVNALAILGGPSIFEDVAALKFGVDNKTIAIGLETESIVSSWDLRTSAEAFKLSVPAPTTSIASHQENTLVTGHSTGEVCSWDVRNPSSALSCVNLSSSTSSASAITSLSVSSDSVVFSTEGETDVYKLNLSTTNNFDLSSASTTYLAGGSDPVTSIVQNASTVFMAGKNSSIWAY, encoded by the coding sequence ATGGCAATTCCCAGGATCACGATCCAGAGCTCTGCATTAGATGTCATATCTGATGTTGAATCCAAGAAAATAGCCCATGACTCGTTTTGGGTGAGTTGGGACGATATATCGAACGACATTGAGGTGTATCAAATAAATGGCGAAAGTTTGGTATTGAGGAGCACTGGTGCaattgaaatcaagaagCATGGCAATCGTCAATTGTCAGCTACCTACGAGCATACCACATCGGCAGTGATTGAATTCCCTTCGAAGAAATTTCCAAATTATCAATCCTCTCAACCACTGTCTCATATACCATCTGCTATAACTACAATTGATGTGGCCTCCAGGGGTGACTTATTACTAGTAGGCACTTCCAGAGGAGAGTTGACGGTTTTGTCAGCCCAAGATAGGGGAACTGTTATTCGAAAATTGAAGGGCCATTTAATGCATACTACTAAAGCCAAGTTTTTTCCTTCGGGACAAGCTGCTGTGTCTATTGGTAGTGATTTCCAGATCAAGATATGGAATATAGTCGATGGATCTAATCCAAGAACATTGACTGGCCATAAGGGTCATATTACAGATATAGGAATTATTGAAAGAGGTAGAAACATTGTCTCCAGTTCTAAAGACGCGACTGTAAAACTATGGGAAGTTGGCAGTGCCAAAGaaatttcttcttttgatgCTGGCTCTGCTGTAAATGCATTAGCAATATTAGGTGGACCCTCAATCTTCGAAGATGTCGCAGCTCTTAAATTTGGAGTTGATAACAAAacaattgcaattggtCTAGAGACAGAGAGTATTGTCAGCTCGTGGGACCTTCGCACTTCAGCTGAAGCTTTCAAACTTAGTGTTCCCGCACCTACAACTTCAATTGCATCTCATCAGGAAAATACACTTGTCACGGGTCATAGTACGGGTGAGGTTTGTAGCTGGGACGTTAGAAACCCATCATCTGCTCTCTCGTGCGTAAATCTGTCTTCGTCCACATCTTCTGCATCTGCCATTACCTCCttgtctgtttcttctgaCTCTGTTGTATTCTCTACTGAAGGCGAAACTGATGTTTACAAACTTAACCTTTCGACAACCAATAACTTTGACCTCTCCTCTGCATCTACTACCTATTTAGCGGGTGGCTCAGATCCTGTAACCTCGATTGTTCAAAACGCATCGACTGTATTT
- the ANP1 gene encoding Anp1p (Subunit of the alpha-1,6 mannosyltransferase complex; type II membrane protein; has a role in retention of glycosyltransferases in the Golgi; involved in osmotic sensitivity and resistance to aminonitrophenyl propanediol; GO_component: GO:0005794 - Golgi apparatus [Evidence IEA]; GO_component: GO:0000137 - Golgi cis cisterna [Evidence IDA] [PMID 9430634]; GO_component: GO:0000139 - Golgi membrane [Evidence IEA]; GO_component: GO:0000136 - alpha-1,6-mannosyltransferase complex [Evidence IPI] [PMID 9430634]; GO_component: GO:0005783 - endoplasmic reticulum [Evidence IEA]; GO_component: GO:0005789 - endoplasmic reticulum membrane [Evidence IEA]; GO_component: GO:0016021 - integral component of membrane [Evidence IEA]; GO_component: GO:0016020 - membrane [Evidence IEA]; GO_function: GO:0000009 - alpha-1,6-mannosyltransferase activity [Evidence IDA] [PMID 10037752]; GO_function: GO:0000030 - mannosyltransferase activity [Evidence ISS] [PMID 9434768]; GO_process: GO:0006487 - protein N-linked glycosylation [Evidence IDA,IMP] [PMID 9430634]) — MVSYKSLSNSYDALAAKAKLEKLNVSEYTSKLPSAKELPDIFRSYLTKGRLLYLTIAGIVSWLLLSSISTGRSHADKFHCFGPAMTPFEMNVNSYSDWHRNSPTPVEFNTHKPLSIKEKNNSSSITLHNLNTIVSTKDAINNRERVLILTPLRDASRYLSKYFELLMALSYPHDLIDLGFLISDTSDETLAILSSEIANIQSGSNPFNHVDIFQKDFGYNALDNVDVQERHKFEHQAPRRKNMARARNYLLSSALKPTHSWVMWRDVDIVECADTIIEDLVKHDTDIIVPNIWFHRYVDGRDIEGRFDYNSWVESQKGLKLAASLSKDDVIVEGYKTHYDTGRNYLARMGDWRYNNDEEIELDGVGGVNIVVKADVHRSGVIFPSMPFENQVETEGFAKMAKRAGYRVIGLPNYVVWHIDTDEKSNH; from the coding sequence ATGGTCTCATACAAATCACTTTCAAACTCATATGATGCTTTGGCAGCCAAAGCAAAATTGGAGAAGCTGAACGTTTCAGAATATACATCCAAACTACCGTCTGCCAAGGAGTTACCGGACATCTTCCGGTCCTATCTCACCAAGGGCCGGCTTTTGTATCTTACTATAGCTGGTATAGTTAgttggttgttgttatcaTCGATTTCAACTGGAAGATCACATGCTGATAAATTCCACTGTTTTGGACCAGCAATGACACCTTTCGAGATGAATGTCAATTCATATTCAGACTGGCACCGAAACTCGCCTACCCCAGTCGAGTTCAATACGCATAAACCACTTTCAATAAAAGAGAAGAACAACAGCTCTTCCATCACTCTACACAACCTTAATACCATTGTGTCCACTAAGGATGCTATCAATAACAGAGAACGAGTGTTGATTCTTACTCCATTAAGAGATGCCAGTCGGTATCTTAGCAAATACTTTGAGCTATTAATGGCCTTGTCATATCCTCATGATCTAATTGATTTAGGATTTCTTATTTCTGACACCTCGGATGAGACTTTGGCTATTCTTTCCAGTGAGATTGCAAATATCCAGTCCGGATCTAATCCATTTAACCATGTAGACATCTTCCAGAAGGATTTTGGCTATAATGCATTGGACAATGTTGATGTACAGGAGCGTCACAAATTTGAGCACCAAGCTCCTCGTCGTAAAAACATGGCCAGAGCACGTAACTACTTGCTCTCCTCGGCCTTGAAGCCTACACATTCGTGGGTTATGTGGCgtgatgttgatattgttgaatGTGCTGACACCATTATCGAAGATCTTGTTAAGCATGATACTGATATCATTGTGCCAAATATCTGGTTCCACAGATATGTAGATGGTAGGGATATTGAGGGTCGTTTTGATTACAATTCGTGGGTTGAATCTCAGAAGGGTCTTAAATTAGCTGCTTCCCTTTCGAAAGATGACGTTATTGTTGAGGGGTACAAAACTCATTATGACACTGGCCGTAATTATTTGGCAAGAATGGGTGATTGGCGATATAACAATGACGAAGAAATTGAGCTtgatggtgttggtggtgtcaATATTGTGGTCAAGGCCGATGTCCATCGTTCAGGTGTTATTTTCCCTTCGATGCCATTTGAGAACCAAGTCGAGACAGAGGGATTCGCCAAAATGGCCAAACGTGCTGGATACCGTGTCATTGGACTACCCAACTACGTTGTTTGGCACATTGACACCGACGAGAAGTCCAATCACTAA